A stretch of DNA from Campylobacter gracilis:
TTAAAAAACGAGTTATATGTCCGCACGGAGTTGCTGACTCCCGCGGCGTTGTATCCGTCGCCTACCAAAATGCACCCTGCGGTATCTTTCGGGAAGTTGCCGGGGTGAATGAGAATGTAGCGCTCTTTCGGCACCAGCTCGCTGTATAGAAGCGGACACATTCGCTTCTGGCTCGGGCTAGCATACCACTCCATTTGATATCGCCCCGCCGGAATCCGTCTATCTTTGCCTCGCTCGGTAGTATCTGCGCCCGCGGGCTCTAGGGTGAAGCACTCAAAAAGCCTTTTTCCGTCGTCCGTGATCGTTAGTTTCCCAATCGTGCCATCGTGGATGTTTTTAAATCTATTTATCTTGATCCTCATAGTCGCCTCTTTCCTCAAATTTATCAAAATATTCATCGTGCCTGTTCAGCTTACTATTGATTGCCTTATCTATCGTCTCTTTGATCCATTCGGTTCCGCGCCAAGCAAGAAATCCACATATTGCGAGTGATGCTCTCGTATCTTTTATAAAGAAATTCGCCATCTCAAAGCCTATCCAGCCCAAAAACATCGACGTTGCAATCCCCACAATGACGCTCGTAGCCTTTTTCTTGCTGCCGCTGTCGATATAATCAAGGATGCCGCCGATAAAGCCCACTAAAATGACCCAAAAATAAAACCCCACCTTGTCTAATAGTTCCATTGCCACTTCTTTTACATCGTAAATAAAAGCATCAGCAAAATCGAAATAACGATCTCTATGATTGCTCTTTTGCTAAGCCAAAACTTCTTAGCTCTTAGGATCATTTCCATCGCTGCACTCCCTTAGTAGTTCCTCGCAGGTCTTGTAGTAGCGCATTAGCGCTTTTGCTGCTGCGGGCGTAAAATCATAGCTCGGTTTTTTCGGCATCGCCTTGATACATTTTACGGGGATATAAACTTCTTTATACTCCGTCCTAGTTATGATGTTGGGCTTGCTACATCCGATCAAAAACAAAGCAAAAATGCTAACGAGCCATTTCATTTATCAGCTCCTCATAAAATTTCACTTTGTTCTGACACTCGCCGTTGATAGGTTCCTTAATCTTTTCAAATTTAGTCACCACCTTTTGTTCTACCTCTTTGATATTTTTTACTTCCATATTTTTTATCCGCTCGTTTTGCAGATCGATCTTTGCGTTGCAAGCCTGCAAATTCGAGGAGCTGATGATCTCTTGCGTTTTGGCGAAGACGATGTCTTTGTTTAGCTGCTCTATTGTATTTTTGAGACTATGATTCCACCCTGCCAGCGCAAGGCAAGTAAAAATGAGCGCCGCAATGATTCCAAAGTAAATTTTAAAGTTCATAGCGCCATCCATAAAATCAAAAATGCGATATCCTGCATCGCGCCGTAAAATATCTCCTGCCTAGCCCACGCACTTTCGATCTCAAGCTTCTTGAGCCTAAATTTGAAATTCGTGCGATAACCTAGCTCGCAAGCAAGCGGGAAGCCCGCCGCAAGAGCTACGGCTAGAAGCGGCGCGCCATAAATGCCCACAAAGACTAGCGGCGCGAATACCGGTAACCACCAAATCAGCCCGCGCAGAAATAGGCACACCCTGCAAAACGCTAGCCAGTGCGCACGAGGTATAAAACGCCCCGCAAGCCATTCTATGCCGCGACTTTCGCGCTCGCCTTTATCTGCTCCGTGGCTCGTCAAGGCACCCACCCATACGCCCCAGCCCTTGGCTTCGCCTGCGAGATAACCAAGCCCGCAAACGATAGCTATGAAAAAATTGCCGTAAAAGGCAAATATCAGCAGCGCTACCACCAAAGCATTGATTTTGGCGAAATAGCTATACTGCCCGCGTAGCCTATTGAGTATCCAAAACATCATCACTCCTTCGGGCGGCTCTTGACGACGTCTGCGAATTCATCGCTACCTAGATACCAAAAAGGCCTTGAGCCGTCCTCATAGCGAAATTTCGCAAAGTCGTCCGGGTGAGTAGCAAGGTGCGCGATCACGCGAAAGATATTCATCATATTGGAATGATCCCACCCCCCGCACTTTCTGGCGCGCAAGAAAATCACGATAGGACAAGCCAAAATTCCAAGTATAAACGCCAAAATAAAAATCAGAAAATAGCTCATAGCGCCACCTCGATCGTATCGGTAAACACTATGGCATCTAGCTCTTTTTTATCCTTGGCTTTTGAAATTTTCAGCTCATATTGCCACTTTAGGGCGTGAAGCTTCTGGCCTCCGATCTGAATTGCCTTTTTGATACGCTTTAGCTCCTCTTGACCGCCGATTTTTTTCATCGTGTTGTCATACATCCTAAACGCTCTGATTTCTAGGCTATCAAACGTATCTATCATCGCCTCGACGTTGAGGAGGTATCGATATCCGCCGTTGATGACGCCAAAGTCTTTGAGGTTGATCTTGCAACTATCGCCCATTGAATGCGTCCAAGCGGCAAGCTCTGCGGTCTTTGCTTCGCGTAGCTGCTCGATTGGGGGCTCTTTCGGAGTTTCGCGTAGCCCCGAAGTATCTTGCCCTAGCGAGGTAATCTTTACTTCGCGATTATTTTCGTCGTAGTAAATCACGCCGCGCTCATCTTTGACGTATTGCCAAGCGCCCTCTTTAAAGCATACCGCAAAGCCTTTTTTAGAGGCAAGAGGCTGCGTATCTGTAGCATTAGCCGGAATCAGATATGCGCCTTCTTCAAGCGGACTTTTTTGTGCCTCGCTTTGCCCTATATATTCTCCCGATACCCCGTCATAATTGTAGATTTTCATTGCCCTTTCCTTAATACTTGATATAGAAATTTACTGCCACGTTGCGCGGTCTATTTTCATTTGCTACCGGCACTACCTTAGACGCATCAAATCCCCATTCAAAATATCCGCCGTCGCCCAAAACATCGCCGACAGATTCAATACGTGTTGATTTTTGAATTCCGTATAGTGCCCCTAATAAAGTGGGAATGCTGTTTCTATCGCCCATACCTATAGCCCTCGCCGTAATGTTTCTTATAGCGTCGCCTTGAGCTGAGCCCAAAGCCCTGCCTCCATCTACTCCGCGTCCATTATCAGCTCCGCGGATAAACTCTCCTCGTAAATCGGGAATATTAAAGGAGCTTGAGCCATCGCCCGCTCCGTATGCCGTGCCGATAGCCGAAAACAAGTCAGTATAGGCAGACCGAGATATCGCTGCTCCGTTGCATAATAAAAATCCATCAGGTGCGGGAGTCCTTGCACTTGTGATTATTGTGCCTACTGGCAGAATCGTAGAGGACAGCAGTGAAAAACTTACCGCTCTTGTATAATTGTCATTATCCGCGGCACCTACTCTAAAGAGGATTTCATTGTTTTTTGAAAAGATATTGTTTTGCACGGGAGCAGTAAGTTTAAAATGCCCTGCTGTAACGTATTTGCCCGCGAAATCTCCGTTTGCGTCTCTTAATACCAAGGTATTGGCAAGCGAGTTGCTTGTTGGGCTATATTCGCTTTTTTTCATAAAATCGCTAGCGACTACACCACCTAATTTTGCACTATCTGCTGCTTGATCGGTTTTATTTAGCTTTAATTGCAGTAGCTCGCCGATTTTTTCGCTCGAATATGTAGCTGTGGCTTTAGGTGCGGTATCGTCTATTAGGTTGCTTTTTATAAGAGCTTCTATTTTGACTTTTAGCTCTTGTAGGCTTTGCTGCAAAGCCTGCTGCTGCTCGAATTTTTGATTTATCGAGGCGGCTTTTTCCGAAATGTCTTTATGCGCGACATCCACCTTGTCCTTAAGCTCTTGGACGAAGTTTTTATCTTGCAAGACCTGATTTGCTTTTTCCAATATGTCGTTGTAGATAGTATTTAGGCGGCTATTGTCGATCTTGCCGATAGAGGCGATCACTTTTTCTATCTCCGCGCTTAGAGCTTTTAAAATTTCAAGCTTTTCAGCTCCTAGTTTGAGTTCATAAATCGATACCATTTTTACCCCTTTAATATGCTTGCTGCGATGAGGGCGTTAATGATTTTTAGCCGCTCCGCCAAAACCCGCAATAGCTCTAAAATATCGATATCCGATATTGCCTCTGCGTTTAAAAGTGCTGTATTAAATCCCTCCTCAGTCATCAAATATCCTTTCCTTGCCGTCGTTTGCGATATAATCCGAAATGATTTCAAGCGCCAAATCCCTATAAAAAGCGTCTTGATTGATGATAAACGCTACGTAGTTGATTACCGCATACGTTAGGCTCTCATCGATCATAATATGCTCTTTTTCATTGCTGAAATTTGGCTTGTCGGGGTATGTGATATAAAAGCCGTTCGCGACGTTTCTATATACTCGTTCGCTCTCTACGCTACGCAATAATTCGCTAGGCGTGCATTTGTTCGCCGTCCACAGCATAGCCTCTAAAAACATTTCGGACAATATCTCATCGGGCGGCATTTTCTTGCCGCCCACGACCTTATGAGCTAGAAATTCTTTTGCGAATTTCGACGTCATTATTTAACCTTTAAGCCTACGCCGATTGCAAAAGCATCCGCATTTCGCACCTCAAGCGTCGCTTCGGTGTAGTAACGCTTTTGTTTTGCAGTCTTGCTTGTGGTTACGTTCTCGATCATAGTAGGGATCAAAAGCCCATTTTTCATAAAGCTAAAGTCGCCCGCGATTAGCACGTCGTCTAGCTTATTTTGCTCGGACAAGTACCTATGAAGCCTAAAATTTACCTTTCCGAAGTCGGTATCAAGGCTTACTACGCTTGAATTGATGCTTTTTTCGTTGCCGAATTGACGGGTAGCAAAAGCATTGATCGCCTTTTTGAGTTTCGCGCCGATGAAAACGTCTCTAGGCGTCGCGCCCGCGTCCCAAATGTTTTGCAAAATTTTGTTTAAGGCGTCTTCGGTTAAAACCGTAGGCGTGCCGGTCCAGTCGTTTTTGCTATCGAAAGCAAGGACATTACCGCGTCTGCCGTTAACAAATGCCGACTCTCCTTTGGAAATATAATAAAACATTCCCGCCATCTCGCCCGCGACCGTATCGGCTCGTGAGGTAGGAGCTTTAAATATGGATACTTTGGTGTCAGTATCGCGACCTAAGCCGAATAGGGCGTATTCCATATCGCGCTTATGCTCTTTGGCGCGCTTGGTCGTTTCGCGCTCCATCTCTTTTCCGCCGTAGGTGGCTACTTTCTGCATCGTGTAAGATACGCTTATGTTGGTAGTGAAAATTTGCACGCTGTTAGTGGTTTTTTGAATAGTCGATTTTCGATCATCTGCGAAATCACTAATCTCAAGCTGTGCGTTCTTTTTAGGCGCCGCGATATTGTCGGTTAGCCAACTATGTTCAGTGTTCGTAACGTTTGAAGTTCCGATGAGACTTAAGACGGGGGTATCGTCCGCTCCGATTAGGATTATGCTATCGTAGACGGAGGGCTTTAACCCTTCTCTTTTTGTTGCTGGAGCTTGAAAGCCCGTAGATGTGATTGCCATAACGTTCTCCTTTTGAAAGTTAAGGCAATTTTCGCGCAAGTGCGGGTGCGTAATCTACCCATAAAACGCACTCTTTGGTATTTTTATATTAAATTTGAAGGATTTTTGATAAATTTAGATACGATTGCGTGGTCTGTTAGTTAAGATACGAGGGGGCAGCCATTGGTGCGGGGCTATACCTCGCACCTGAATTATCTCTCTGCCTCTCTTAACTCTTTTAATCTATTCGTTATAGCTACATATAGCTTGGCTCTATTTTTGGGCGTGATGGCTTCTGTGTGTTCTATGTCGCGCATTATCTTATTTAGCTTTATAGCATCAGTAGAGCTTGAAATTTTACTTTCCCACTCGCTCTTAGTTTCAGCTTCTTTGATAGCCTCTTTTTGTAAATCGGATAGATCTTTTGCCTTGCTTAAATAAAGCTCACCCTTGTCGTCTTTTTTGACGATATAATATTCTTTGGTATCACTTTTCCAGCTTCCATCGTCCAGCCTAGCCTCAAACATATCGCCCTCTTTAGCGTTAAAAGTGTAAGAGGTTTCATAATATTTACGCCTACTATCCCACATACGAGTATTGCTGTCTATAAACTCCCTTACGGGCTTTCTATCGTTAAAGCTTATTTTGGATAAATACGCGTGTCCGTGCTTTCTTGGATCAAAGCTTTTAATTGTCTCAAGAGTAAATTTTTTCTCTACGGGTTTATTATCTGCCAAGCCTTGTGCTTCTTTAGCTAGCTTATCTGCGGTTTTATCGCCTGCCGCCTCGTTCTCGATCCTTTGCTTAATCCCTGTTTTTTGATTTTCTATTATGGCTAGGCGCTCTTTGTCGTCTTTAGCGTTTATTATCGCCTTTCTAAGATCGGCGGGGGATAGCTCCTTTACTTTTTGGGAGGATTGAGGTATAATAGAGCCATGACTAGCCGATAAAAGCTCGTTTGAGCCAGGGCGAGCGCTTAAAACGTTATCGCCTAGCACCCTTGCCGACTCGGATCGGTGCGTAAGGAGCGGGGTGTCCTTACTATCGGCTATTATTTTTTTATCCATAACTTCTCGCATTTTAGGGCTATAACTTCTTAAATTTGCGTGCTTTATATAGTTTTCTGCCTCTTGCTCATCTAATACTAAATCAGCCATCTTACTTTTACTATTGGATTTATCGTGTTTTAGCGATCTGGCTAAATAATATCCGCCGTCAGCTCTTTTTTCAATCACTTCGGGCATATCGTCAAGTACGTTTTTAATCAAGTCATAAACGGCACGCCTATTTGTAAACATTTCTCTATGATGATTGAATAAATAATTCAAACTGGCGGTTATTGGGTTGTCGTTGAGCTTTAAATTTTCTTTTAGATATTTGCCTAATTCAAATTTTGCTCTATCAGGATAGTCGGTTCTGCCCTCCTTCATCGTAAAGCCCTCGCCCTGTTTGACAAGCTCGCCCTTGGCTACTTTGGCCGCCTTTTTGTCTAGCTCCTCTTTGATCTGCTTTTTAGCCATTTCGACTAGATTTACCTTTTCTTGCGTGGTTAAATTTGGATCCATCAGCGCCTTTTTTAATTCCTCGGGGTTAAATTTAGCCCTTACGGCGTCATCCTCTTGGGTTTTTAAAATTTGCCTGATTTCAGGGACTACCTCTTTTACAAATTTATTCAATCCATCTTTAGTCGCGCTGTCTAAGCCCTCTGTGGGTATTGCCTCGATATTTTTTATTGTGCCCTCTAAATCGCCCGCGTTTTTTAGGGCATTTACGATATGGTTTTTTAAAGCTTGATTATTTCCATACCAAGGGATTTTGGATTTCAATTTATTAACAAGTCGGTTTCTAAGCATTACCTGAAACGCTCCGGTAATCGATTTACCGATGCCTTGTTGTAGTTCGGCAGTCTTTGGGGTCATTTCGGATAGCTTTTTTAAAATTTCGCCTGAATTCTTAAGGATTGGCGCGCTTTCCTTGAGCTGATCTATCACCCCCGCTACTCGTTCGCTTTTAAAGGGGATTTGATCTATTTGCCCTAAAGCGGTCTTAAAATCGGTTATCCCCTCTTTGGTGTTGCGCTCTATGATGTTTTTAAGCAAGCCGCCCTCTACATTTGCACGCTCGGCAGGGTTTAGGACGCTTAGCACTTCATCCAAATTTAGCCCTGTTTGGTTGTCTGCGCTTTTAAGTAGGGCGGAAGTCAGATCGTTTGTGTTTTTCATTCCGCGCGTCAGTCTTTTAAATAGATCGCTTTGCTCTATCTCTTTGTATGCACTATAATCCGCGCGTGCCGTCTGCATTAGCTCTTTAGCTCTTGCGCCCACTTCAGGATTTATTTGCGAAAACTGATCCAGCGTGCCATCTATCGCGTCATCAATTATTCCCCTTGCTTCTCTTAGTTCGAGTAGTCTCTCCCTGCTTAGCGCGTCATTTGCTTTTTTTAGGGTAGAAATTTCCCCGTTTAAAAAAGCTCTTGCATCCTGCAAGCCCTCAAGACCTCCCTTTTGTATGCCTTTCATAGCGTATTTGGTAATCTGCGAGCCTTTAGGTAGCGTGTTTTCTAGCGCCTCGCCCACTCTAGCAGATAGCGCGCGAGTATCAAGCCCTAGCGTGCTGAATTCATTATCAAGCGTTTTGATGACATTTCCGAAATCATTTTTTGTGCGCGCCTCGTAGTTTTTGAAAACCTGCACGACATTCGGAGCGTCTTTAAAGCTTTCATTGATATTTTTTGCAAAACTTGAGTTCAAATTCGTCATAATTTTTTGGGTCTTTGCGAAAGCGTCGGCATCGCCCGCCACGCTTCTTGTGATTAGATCGGCGCCTTTATCGTTGCTTAGGGCGCTTGCGAGCAAGTTTGCCTCTCTTTCATTCAAATTTTCCCCTTGAATTACGCGCCTGATGGTCTGTTCGGCGGGCTTAATTCCCTTTTCGTTTATGTAGTTTATGCTTTTATCTATGGCCTCGTTCCCCGTTTTTGGGATTTGCAAAGACCGCTCTGAATTAGCGAAATTTTTAAATCCCTCCTCGCCCAAAGCGTTTTTAGTGGAAGCTAAATTTTTAAGAGCCTCCGCCTCGCCGCCCATAGATTTAATATATTGCGCCTCGGCTCCCTCGATATTGTCGGTTACGCCCCTACGCATTAAATTTACTAAAATGTTATTATCCGCAATTTTTGCCGCGTTTTTCGCCACCGGGCTTACTATCCTCTCGCCCGCTTGTTTAATCGCAGGCGCTGCGGCTTTTATGAGCTTACCTGTCCCCGCGATCGCTACGCCACCCAAGGCATCCTCTCCCGCGGCTTGAAGCGCCCTTGAGGCGTAATCGCTCGCGTCGTATTCTCTGCCCGTCGCTTCTCCCTTTTGGCGCAGGTCGTTCATTGAGCCTAGCGCACTGCCGCCTGCACTCATAGCCAGCATAGGCACAAGGCTAGCCCCGCCAGTAAACGGCGCGAGCCCTGCACCTACAACGCCTCCCGCTATCTCGGTCTTGCGTGCGGCTAAGTCATCCCAAAGACTAGGAGTGACCTCTTTTTGAATAATTCGTCCGTCCGCGCCTCGGGCTCCAAAATAAATTTTGCCGTCGCTGGTTTGCACCGCGCCTAAATCATATCCTGCATTTTTCGCGATGTAGTCTAAATCTTTTTGTAGCTCCGCAGCGTCTTTTTCATCCCCCGCTATGGTTTGGAAAAGGGACCTGCTAGATGCTTTTGCCACCCTATCTTTCAAAATTTCATCTTTGCTTTTTGCGGGCTCGCCGCTCCCAAAAAACGAGTTATCAAGGATGGTTTTCGCCTCCATTTCTAGCCCATCCAAAGCCCCGCCTAAAAATCGGTTCTTTTTCTCTTTGGCTCGCGCCTCCTCGCTACGCCCAGGTGTAGGAGCGGCAGGGATTGGGCGCCCGTCAAGCCCTAATTTAGGTGCGGAATTCATGACTTCGCCCGTTTGCTCGTCTCTTATCGGCACTCGGGTGTAGCCCTGAGTTTGCTGTATATTTTGCGCTGCGGGCTGCACGGCTGCCGTATTTTGTTGCGGGGTTAAGCTTGCCTGCTGCGCGCCCTGTTGCTTATAATATTCGGTTTTGGCGTAGTTTGTGATCTGCTCGGGCGAATACCCTTGCTGCATCAACGCGCTTATTTTCTCGTCGCCTAAAAAGCTTCTCGCATTCATCTAAAACTCCTCGTTAAAAATGCCTATTTCATCTAGTCTCTGGCGCAGATCATCGCTTGGTGAATACCCCCGCTGTGGTGCGGAATTTGTGGGCACACCCATTTTTTGCATAAATAGCTGGGTCGCCTCCCCGCTGCTTGCTTTCGCGCCTTTCTTTTTTCCTGCCAGCAGCTCCCTTATATCCTCGATTGATTTCATTTTCGCATCAAGCTGTCTTTGGTAGTCGTCGGCTCCCGCGTAACCTTGAGCCCTTAGGTTGTCTATCACGTTTTGAACTTCCATCAGGTCTTGTATGTATGAATTTATCGCGGTTTCTTGCGCGGTTTGCGAGCCCGTAATTCCTGGGTTGAGATTATCTCTAAAGGTCGTATAGTTAAAATTTCCGTTTCCTTTTTGCAGATTTTGTCTCGCTCTAGCCCAGCGATCGGCGGAGGCGTTGAAGGCTGCCGCATCGGTGCTGACGTTTGATCCCAGAGTGTTTACGGCTCTATCGAATATTCCGCTTTGCGTCTCGATACCCTTGCCTGTAAGACTGTTTAAATTTGAAGTGGTATTGATGAAATTCTCGCCGGCATTAAGGGCACTCATCCCTTCTAGAAATTTCTTTTGATTTAGCGCGATTGCGTTTTTCTGCCCCGCTGATGTTTCGGTTTGCTTTACCAGCTGCGGGTTCGTCTTTGCCGCGGCGTAAGCGTTGATATACTCGCGTTGCGCCTGTGGATCGGTCATTCCTTGCGGTATTTTCCCGCCGAGAGTATTGAATATTATATCCGCTTCGGCGTCGATCTGTTTTTGTTTGCGTTGCGCCTCCTGCTGTTTCAAGATAGGCTCTTGCGCCTTGTTTATTCCTCCTTGCGCTTCGGTTTGCAGCCTATACTGCCTGCCTAGATTAATCTTCTCCGCGTCGCTCAAGCCCTGAGGCAACTCCCCGAATTGTCCGCCTTGTTGCCCTGCGTTATACCACGCCATATCTATGCCCGCCTGCTTTTCCTGCTCGGCTTGCGCCTTATCTCGAGCTTGGCTCATATTCCATTGCAGCTGCGCGTTTTGCCTTGCGTTGTCGGCGTATAAATTGCCGATTTGGGCTCTACGCAGCGCGTCGGTGCTGTAAAAATTCCTCAGCCCCAAATCCTGATCGAAAGCGTTTTTCTTTGCGATTTCGGCTTCCGCCGCTTGATTATGCCGCGCGGTTTCTTGATTTTTCTGCCCGTATAGGTATTCTTTCATCAAATTTGCGCGGTTCGTCTCGTCAAGTTGCGCCTGATTTTGATTTTTCGCCACGTTGTCCTTATAAATTTCATAGAGCGATTTGCCGACCGCTCCGACTGCATCTATCATCTGCGTATCGTAGTTGAAATCTACCTTATGGGGGTTAAAAAAAGCCATTTTCTACCTCGCATACGTTGAAGCGTTATAGGCGTTATATAGGTCTTGTTGAGCGCGATCTTGTCTGTCGATCTCGCGTTGCGAAAGCATTTTGTTGAAATTATATGCGTCTTGCTGCATTTGCAGGGCTTTATTCGCCGCTTTTTGCTGCTGCAGACCAGAATACAAACCACCAGCCAATCCTACTGCCTGTAACCAATTAGGAGTGCCTCCGCCCGAGCCTGAAAATAGGCCTAACGCACCATTTCCTACTCCCTTCAGCATATCGAGAAAATTCCATCCACTATTTGTTCCTGCTAAATTTGCAGGCAAGCTTGCAAAATTTGTAGCTAAACCCATCATATCCATCTCGTCCTCCTTAAAATCCCGCCTGTTTTAAAAGCTCCGCGCCGATCTCTACGTCGCTTACGTCCTCGCCTTTTTTCATCCTATCAAACGCCCCGAGCTCTCCGCCCGATTTGTTCGTATCGATGATCTCGTCAGGCTTTTGCGTAGGCGTTGCGATCTTTATCATCGCGTTTGCTACCGCTTTCCAGCCGTCGTAGCTTTCGCCAAGCAGTGGCAAAAAGCCGTTTTGCTCCGCCCATTTTCCCATCTCCTCAGGCTTGATGGTCGGATAATCCTTGGTAAATTGATCTAAATTTTTGTCAAAAACCGCCCTCTTGCGCGCCGCTTCTTGCGCCTGGGCTTGCGCTTCTTGAAGCTGTCTGATCTGCTCTTGCATCTGAGGCATTCCTTGCAAGCCCATACTATCTAGCAGCGCTTGTTGCTCGGGCGGAAGCTGCGCTGCTTTGGCCTGCTCCGCCGCTTTGGCTTTTTCCGCCTCTTGCGCCGCCTTTTGCTCCTCTATGCCTTGCATAGCGCTTGCTATCATATTTTGCAGATTTTCTTGCGTAAGCTGTGGCTGCTCTGTTTTTTGCCCCTCCGTAGGCTCTGCACCTTGCGCTTCCTGTGGCTCCGTTTGCCCCTCGCTCGCTTCTAATTCGCCTACCAATGCGTTGATTGCGTCTTGCTCCGTCATCTCTACTCTCCTGTATAGTTTTCAAAAAATTCAAAAAAGCTTTCTATCAGCTTCACCTTATCCATTGCCCGCAGGCGGCTTTCGTCGCTTGCATTCTCATCTTGCGCCGCGATCAGATACTCCTCATATTTGATACTTAGCAAAACGAGGAATTTCCTTACGGCGTCACTCCCTAAAATCGGCTCAAGCTCTTTATTTGACGTCAAATTTGAAATAGTGGCGTCAAAAACCTTTTTTTGCGTGTTAGAAAGCATTATTTCCTCCTTGCATTGGATTTATATCGGGCGGTATCTGCGGCGGCAAAATCATCTGCTCTAGCCCGCTGCGCTCGCCGATAAACTCGCTTGCGTTTTTGATACCGTATAGCGGCAGAAGCTCCAAAAGAAGCTTTTTGCTCGCCTCTTTCATCGCGGCTGCTCCCGCCTGATCGCCTATCTGCAAACACATTCCAAACTGCGCGCCGATCATTTTCGCCGCATCCATCAAGGATTGCTTTTGCACCTCCTTATTTAGCGCTCCGATGCCGGTGTTTAAATTCACTTTAAAACTCGGCACTTCGCCGCGCCCAAAGCCTGCGAAAAATATCGGGTCGGCATATTTCCACACCAAAAACGCAAGCCGTTCAAATATCGGCTCAAAAAAGGTCTCGTTGAATGTGCGGATATAGCCTTGAAGCCTTACGCTGCCCTCGTTCGCCATTATGCTTGCCATCGTGGCGGTCTCTTTTCGCACGGTCGTCGCGCCGTTTTGTTGTGGAGAGACGCCGCTAACTTCGCTCATTTCGTTTTCGATGACCTGAAGCGCCGCCATCGCTCCGCCTATGTCGCCCGCGGGCAGAACCTGCACGGCGCTCGGCTGATCTGCGTATATCGGCGTGCCTACGCTCTCAAGCTCGCCCCGTTCCACCATCGAAGCCTTGCCCAATATGATTTTCGGCGCGACCTGCTGGCGAATGACGTCGGTGATCGAGTTTCTATTCACGTTGAGCTCGTTTTGTAGCGGCAGCATAGACATCAGCGCAGGCTCGCCGTAGGCGCTGACGTAAATCTCCTCATCCGTGCATCTGATCTGCGGCAGCATATAGCCCACTATGAAAGGCTGTCCGTCTCGCAGCTCTATTAGATCGCGCAAAAGCTCGTTTTCATAAAGGCTAGAAACATACCATTTGCCTCCGCGCAACTCGTAAATTTCATAAATTTCAAATCTCTCATACGGCTTTTTGTCTGCGAAAGCCTCTTTGTTCTCTATCCTGAAAATGCCCCTTTTGCCGTAGCTCAAAATATCCTCGCTGCTAAGATATATCCTATGTACCAGATAGGATATGTCGTTTAG
This window harbors:
- a CDS encoding DUF5675 family protein, with the translated sequence MRIKINRFKNIHDGTIGKLTITDDGKRLFECFTLEPAGADTTERGKDRRIPAGRYQMEWYASPSQKRMCPLLYSELVPKERYILIHPGNFPKDTAGCILVGDGYNAAGVSNSVRTYNSFFKICTGKHIEFIEITNEEGI
- a CDS encoding phage holin family protein, with protein sequence MELLDKVGFYFWVILVGFIGGILDYIDSGSKKKATSVIVGIATSMFLGWIGFEMANFFIKDTRASLAICGFLAWRGTEWIKETIDKAINSKLNRHDEYFDKFEERGDYEDQDK
- a CDS encoding phage tail protein — encoded protein: MVSIYELKLGAEKLEILKALSAEIEKVIASIGKIDNSRLNTIYNDILEKANQVLQDKNFVQELKDKVDVAHKDISEKAASINQKFEQQQALQQSLQELKVKIEALIKSNLIDDTAPKATATYSSEKIGELLQLKLNKTDQAADSAKLGGVVASDFMKKSEYSPTSNSLANTLVLRDANGDFAGKYVTAGHFKLTAPVQNNIFSKNNEILFRVGAADNDNYTRAVSFSLLSSTILPVGTIITSARTPAPDGFLLCNGAAISRSAYTDLFSAIGTAYGAGDGSSSFNIPDLRGEFIRGADNGRGVDGGRALGSAQGDAIRNITARAIGMGDRNSIPTLLGALYGIQKSTRIESVGDVLGDGGYFEWGFDASKVVPVANENRPRNVAVNFYIKY
- a CDS encoding portal protein produces the protein MDRTAYLQELKTAAMDGYEHYKQGFKDLEEAYLLILRPELMESLQKRNKSKNYIPKLNSKAKRIYDGLTETYFNNDKFAKLEPYINSSDDVIDKWQAAIDHYAESINLYKTFAPIFLRAPFSASCAVKVYWSKDRAMIDEVSLQDLYFDPGARGLNDISYLVHRIYLSSEDILSYGKRGIFRIENKEAFADKKPYERFEIYEIYELRGGKWYVSSLYENELLRDLIELRDGQPFIVGYMLPQIRCTDEEIYVSAYGEPALMSMLPLQNELNVNRNSITDVIRQQVAPKIILGKASMVERGELESVGTPIYADQPSAVQVLPAGDIGGAMAALQVIENEMSEVSGVSPQQNGATTVRKETATMASIMANEGSVRLQGYIRTFNETFFEPIFERLAFLVWKYADPIFFAGFGRGEVPSFKVNLNTGIGALNKEVQKQSLMDAAKMIGAQFGMCLQIGDQAGAAAMKEASKKLLLELLPLYGIKNASEFIGERSGLEQMILPPQIPPDINPMQGGNNAF
- a CDS encoding SU10 major capsid protein, with product MAITSTGFQAPATKREGLKPSVYDSIILIGADDTPVLSLIGTSNVTNTEHSWLTDNIAAPKKNAQLEISDFADDRKSTIQKTTNSVQIFTTNISVSYTMQKVATYGGKEMERETTKRAKEHKRDMEYALFGLGRDTDTKVSIFKAPTSRADTVAGEMAGMFYYISKGESAFVNGRRGNVLAFDSKNDWTGTPTVLTEDALNKILQNIWDAGATPRDVFIGAKLKKAINAFATRQFGNEKSINSSVVSLDTDFGKVNFRLHRYLSEQNKLDDVLIAGDFSFMKNGLLIPTMIENVTTSKTAKQKRYYTEATLEVRNADAFAIGVGLKVK